The following coding sequences are from one Arthrobacter sp. 24S4-2 window:
- a CDS encoding alpha/beta fold hydrolase, with protein sequence MTRENITTPDGGTLELYTTGAELASAGSGVVVVQASMVTAADYTRFAQKLSASLGRPVHTFNRRGRGESSPQPGDYTLDVDIRDLDTVMKHTASTDVFGHSFGGAVALHAARTLPVERLAVYDPAVSVNHSVKADWISEYERATAAGDDDRALAVLVRGLETGGALSSRMPLSMLTLANKLIAGTPIGKQHRDLMKTGVREIKAIIAADMPAEPFLALPLETLIIVGEKSPAYFGIACGQIHDVLSGSSYTILPGSGHDGVNRAPDKLITELSEFFAG encoded by the coding sequence ATGACGCGCGAGAACATCACAACACCCGACGGCGGAACGCTGGAGCTGTACACCACGGGCGCCGAGCTGGCCTCGGCAGGCTCGGGCGTCGTCGTCGTGCAGGCTTCAATGGTCACCGCCGCGGACTACACCCGCTTTGCCCAGAAGCTGAGTGCTTCACTGGGTCGGCCGGTGCACACGTTCAACCGGCGCGGCCGCGGCGAATCGTCGCCGCAGCCCGGGGACTACACGCTGGATGTAGACATCAGGGACCTCGATACCGTCATGAAGCACACGGCCAGCACGGACGTCTTCGGCCATAGCTTCGGCGGCGCGGTTGCTCTGCACGCGGCGCGCACGCTTCCGGTTGAACGGCTCGCCGTCTACGATCCTGCCGTGTCCGTCAACCACAGCGTCAAGGCTGACTGGATCTCCGAATACGAACGCGCGACGGCGGCCGGCGACGACGACCGCGCCCTCGCCGTGCTGGTCAGGGGTCTCGAGACGGGCGGGGCCCTGTCCTCACGGATGCCGCTTTCGATGCTGACGCTCGCCAACAAGCTCATCGCCGGGACGCCCATCGGCAAACAGCACCGCGACCTGATGAAGACCGGCGTCCGGGAGATCAAGGCGATCATCGCCGCGGACATGCCGGCCGAGCCTTTCCTGGCGCTGCCCCTCGAGACCCTCATCATTGTCGGCGAAAAGAGCCCGGCCTACTTCGGCATCGCATGCGGGCAGATCCACGACGTCCTCTCAGGTTCCAGCTACACCATCCTGCCCGGGTCAGGGCACGACGGCGTCAACAGGGCGCCAGACAAGCTGATCACCGAACTGAGCGAGTTCTTCGCCGGCTGA
- a CDS encoding alpha/beta fold hydrolase has product MVHGTLVTDALYGPFAMKLARLLGRPVHTYNRRGRAGSSEQPGGYSAATEVGDLAAVLRSTGSTDVAAHSYGGFVALQAARTGLIRRLVTYDAAVSVAGSLSRRWRPELEQTMAAGQLDHAWAHLVQGLETAGPVSKLPLGALRMLSILSARTRLGAEMRQLLPTALAEMQAVLKADAELQDFTGITTPTLMLSGGWSPAYFAETGRQLAAAVPAIDFALVPGQLHEGPLRPGHRLALTTARFLADDVGLRLRRIRAARHPLGHRFRMGP; this is encoded by the coding sequence GTGGTTCACGGAACCCTGGTGACGGATGCCCTCTACGGCCCCTTCGCCATGAAGCTTGCCCGCCTCCTGGGGCGGCCGGTGCACACTTACAACCGCCGTGGCCGTGCGGGCTCCTCGGAACAGCCGGGAGGATATTCCGCGGCCACCGAAGTCGGCGACCTTGCCGCTGTCCTCCGATCCACTGGTTCCACTGACGTGGCGGCCCACAGCTATGGGGGATTCGTGGCGCTGCAGGCCGCCCGGACCGGGCTGATCCGGCGGCTGGTGACTTATGACGCGGCTGTCTCCGTCGCTGGCAGCCTCAGCCGCCGGTGGCGCCCTGAACTGGAGCAAACCATGGCGGCCGGCCAGCTGGACCACGCCTGGGCGCATCTGGTCCAGGGCCTGGAAACGGCCGGCCCGGTCTCCAAACTCCCGCTCGGGGCGCTGCGCATGCTGAGCATCCTGTCCGCCCGGACCCGCCTGGGCGCCGAGATGCGGCAGCTGCTGCCCACCGCCCTCGCCGAAATGCAGGCCGTGCTCAAGGCCGACGCCGAGCTCCAGGACTTCACCGGCATCACCACCCCCACCCTGATGCTCAGCGGCGGCTGGAGCCCGGCGTACTTTGCCGAAACCGGCCGCCAGCTCGCCGCGGCGGTGCCGGCAATCGACTTCGCACTGGTCCCGGGGCAGCTCCACGAGGGGCCGCTCCGTCCGGGCCACCGCCTGGCGCTCACCACCGCAAGGTTCCTGGCCGACGACGTCGGGCTGCGGCTCCGGCGCATCCGGGCCGCCAGGCACCCGCTGGGCCACCGCTTTAGGATGGGCCCGTGA
- a CDS encoding sulfurtransferase, translating into MSNSDSNLQPFVDWNWCAGNAGRFVLVDTRWYLDGSSGKDAYDAGHIPDAVFVDMDQWLSGPASQEAGRNPLPDPEVFAQGMREAGINDSDTVIAYDDAGGVIAARLVWMLRSTGRSAAILNGGIASYPGQLAKDAPQIREGEFSAHAWPKSLLADISEASSDQYKVVDARNRDRFDGCQDPVDPRPGHIPGAVNVPCRENLDSSGRLLPEDQLRANFERAGIVSAQDTIAYCGSGVTACHNLLVLEQLGAGRGRLFVGGWSQYGHATDRPVETA; encoded by the coding sequence ATGAGCAATAGCGACTCCAACTTGCAGCCCTTTGTCGACTGGAACTGGTGCGCGGGCAACGCAGGGCGGTTCGTTCTCGTGGATACCCGCTGGTACCTGGACGGGTCCTCGGGGAAGGACGCCTACGATGCCGGCCATATCCCGGATGCCGTCTTCGTCGACATGGATCAGTGGCTCTCCGGGCCAGCTTCGCAAGAAGCCGGGAGGAACCCGCTGCCCGATCCCGAAGTGTTTGCCCAGGGGATGCGGGAAGCCGGCATAAATGACTCAGACACCGTGATCGCCTACGACGACGCGGGCGGGGTCATCGCGGCCCGACTTGTCTGGATGCTCCGATCCACGGGCCGCAGCGCCGCGATCCTGAACGGGGGTATCGCCAGCTATCCAGGACAACTCGCCAAGGATGCCCCGCAAATAAGGGAGGGAGAATTCTCGGCCCATGCATGGCCTAAGAGCCTGCTTGCCGATATCTCGGAGGCGTCGTCTGATCAGTACAAGGTGGTGGACGCGAGGAATCGTGACCGCTTCGACGGGTGCCAAGACCCTGTGGACCCCCGCCCCGGGCATATACCCGGTGCCGTGAATGTTCCCTGCCGCGAGAACCTCGACTCCTCAGGAAGACTGCTGCCCGAGGACCAGCTACGCGCGAATTTCGAGCGTGCGGGAATTGTCTCCGCCCAGGACACCATTGCATATTGCGGATCCGGAGTGACTGCCTGCCACAACCTGCTGGTCCTGGAGCAACTGGGGGCGGGGAGAGGCAGGCTGTTCGTCGGCGGCTGGTCGCAGTATGGACACGCCACGGACAGGCCTGTCGAGACGGCCTGA
- a CDS encoding DHA2 family efflux MFS transporter permease subunit: protein MSTDVSSNAHGDPARSQAAAGAPAAAPVKMSRESVTIITTLLVATFVVILNETIMNVALQRLMVDLGVDAPTVQWLSTGFMLTMAVVIPTTGFILQTLSTRAVFMLAMGLFSGGTLLAALAPGFEVLLLARIVQAGGTAIMLPLLMTTILTLVPPERRGAVMGNVSIAISVAPAMGPTVSGLILEHFTWRFMFVFVLPVALAAFAIGARFLTNVGESEKTRLDFLSVLLTMPAFGGVVYGLSQIGGGHGGQSGPGAPAVAALAIGVVAMLAFVFRQLRLQKKDAPLLDLRAFNFRMFTVSVLLMVVAMVALFGAVILLPLYLQEIRGLKSLETGLALLPGGLAMGLLGPFIGRLFDKVGPLPLTVSGSVLMVLSLWQFSMLNAESAVWWIVALHVALSFGLALLFTPAFTTGLNPLPPHLYSHGSAIMSTLQQVAGAAGTALLVSIYAVVSAASGIVAGMHAAFLTAAIIAVAAVVLSAMMRKTAGAEHPAPAAH from the coding sequence ATGTCTACAGACGTCTCTTCCAACGCCCACGGCGACCCAGCACGGAGCCAGGCAGCAGCAGGGGCGCCGGCAGCTGCCCCGGTGAAGATGTCCCGTGAATCGGTCACCATCATCACCACGCTGTTGGTTGCCACCTTCGTGGTGATCCTCAACGAAACCATCATGAACGTCGCACTCCAGCGGCTGATGGTTGACCTCGGTGTTGACGCGCCCACCGTGCAGTGGCTGTCCACGGGCTTTATGCTCACGATGGCCGTGGTGATCCCCACCACCGGGTTCATTTTGCAGACTCTCTCCACCCGGGCCGTGTTCATGCTGGCAATGGGGCTGTTCTCCGGCGGCACACTCCTGGCCGCACTGGCCCCCGGCTTCGAAGTGCTGCTGCTGGCCCGAATTGTGCAGGCCGGCGGCACAGCCATCATGCTCCCCCTGCTGATGACCACCATCCTCACCCTCGTTCCGCCGGAACGCCGCGGCGCCGTTATGGGCAACGTGAGCATCGCGATCTCCGTGGCACCGGCAATGGGGCCAACGGTGTCCGGTCTGATCCTTGAGCACTTCACGTGGCGCTTTATGTTCGTCTTTGTGCTGCCCGTTGCCCTCGCGGCCTTCGCCATCGGCGCCCGCTTCCTCACGAACGTCGGCGAATCCGAGAAGACCAGGCTGGACTTCCTGTCGGTGCTGCTGACCATGCCTGCGTTCGGCGGCGTGGTTTACGGCCTCAGCCAGATCGGCGGCGGCCACGGCGGACAAAGCGGACCCGGCGCGCCCGCGGTGGCGGCCCTGGCCATTGGCGTGGTGGCCATGCTCGCCTTCGTGTTCCGCCAACTGAGGCTGCAAAAAAAGGACGCTCCGCTGCTGGACCTGCGGGCATTCAACTTCCGCATGTTCACGGTGTCAGTGCTGCTGATGGTGGTGGCGATGGTGGCCCTGTTCGGTGCCGTCATCCTGCTGCCGCTCTACCTGCAGGAGATCCGCGGACTGAAGTCGCTCGAAACCGGCCTGGCGCTCCTTCCCGGCGGCCTGGCGATGGGTCTCCTCGGGCCGTTCATCGGGCGCCTGTTCGACAAGGTGGGCCCGCTGCCGCTGACAGTTTCCGGCTCCGTCCTGATGGTGCTGTCGCTGTGGCAGTTTTCCATGCTGAATGCCGAGTCCGCCGTGTGGTGGATCGTGGCGCTTCACGTGGCCCTGAGCTTTGGCCTGGCGCTCCTGTTTACCCCGGCGTTCACCACCGGGCTCAACCCGCTGCCGCCGCACCTCTACTCGCACGGATCGGCGATCATGAGCACACTGCAGCAGGTGGCCGGTGCCGCCGGGACGGCGTTGCTGGTGTCGATCTACGCCGTGGTGTCGGCAGCGTCAGGCATCGTCGCAGGCATGCACGCGGCGTTCCTGACGGCAGCCATCATAGCCGTCGCCGCCGTCGTGCTTTCCGCCATGATGCGCAAGACGGCCGGTGCGGAGCACCCCGCCCCGGCCGCCCACTAA
- a CDS encoding pantoate--beta-alanine ligase, with protein MAIKVVTTAAALRAESARLLTEKQGASQGLVPTMGALHEGHAMLARTAVEQNDVVVASIFVNPLQFGEAADLDRYPRTLEADMELLDAEGVDLVFVPPVDEVYPGGEPLVRVTAGRLAEKWEGASRPGHFDGALTVVAKLLHYGFPGAGLSGRGAFVTGTVAGQPAYRAYFGQKDAQQLTLVRRMVADLNFPVEIVAVPTVRSEGGLALSSRNRFLSGEEREAALVLSRALRLLEERANAHEPLDLESAQALVESQPLVGLDYFDVVDPDTLEPLAENCKETPFRGEGLAIIAAKVGPVRLIDNVPLSS; from the coding sequence TTGGCGATCAAAGTCGTAACCACCGCGGCGGCGCTGCGGGCCGAGAGCGCGCGGCTGCTGACGGAGAAACAGGGCGCATCCCAGGGTCTTGTTCCCACCATGGGCGCCCTGCACGAAGGGCACGCCATGCTGGCGCGCACCGCCGTCGAACAGAACGACGTTGTGGTGGCCAGCATCTTCGTCAATCCGCTGCAGTTCGGCGAGGCCGCGGACCTGGACCGCTACCCGCGGACCCTGGAGGCGGACATGGAGCTGCTCGATGCAGAGGGTGTGGACCTGGTGTTCGTGCCGCCGGTGGACGAGGTCTATCCCGGGGGCGAACCGCTGGTCCGGGTGACCGCGGGCCGCCTCGCCGAGAAATGGGAAGGCGCTTCCCGCCCCGGGCACTTCGACGGCGCGCTCACCGTGGTGGCCAAGCTGCTGCACTACGGGTTTCCGGGTGCCGGGCTTTCGGGCCGCGGCGCCTTCGTGACCGGCACCGTCGCTGGCCAGCCTGCCTACCGCGCCTACTTTGGCCAGAAGGATGCCCAGCAGCTGACGCTGGTGCGGCGAATGGTGGCGGACCTGAATTTCCCCGTGGAAATCGTGGCTGTGCCGACGGTCCGATCCGAGGGCGGTCTGGCCCTGAGCAGCCGGAACAGGTTCCTTTCCGGCGAGGAACGCGAGGCCGCCCTGGTCCTGTCCCGGGCCCTTCGGCTCCTCGAGGAACGGGCGAATGCCCACGAACCGCTTGACCTGGAATCAGCACAGGCGCTGGTGGAGTCCCAGCCTTTGGTGGGGCTGGACTACTTCGACGTGGTGGACCCGGACACGCTGGAGCCCCTGGCCGAGAACTGCAAGGAGACACCGTTCCGCGGCGAAGGCCTGGCCATCATTGCGGCGAAGGTGGGGCCGGTCCGGCTCATCGACAACGTGCCGCTGAGCTCCTGA
- a CDS encoding Rossmann-like and DUF2520 domain-containing protein translates to MAKPGRLGVGIIGAGKVGAVLGAALRAAEHAVVGVSAVSDASRERAETLLPGVPVLDVQDIVERAELVLLAVPDDALGGLVKGLAKLGAWQPGQLVAHTSGRFGVGILHPVRAAGAVPLALHPAMTFTGMSLDLTRLLDCTFGVTADAAMLPIAQALVVEMGAEPVVIAEGDRTQYHAALAHGSNHLVTLVAQASQLLREVGVEAPERMLGPLLRATLENALASGEGALTGPVARGDVGTVAAHAEALREHDAGAGGDILEAYLAMARATASRAGSRGLLKPDQLNAIRAALEGTGNDGPQATEGD, encoded by the coding sequence ATGGCTAAGCCAGGACGCCTCGGCGTCGGAATCATCGGTGCCGGCAAAGTGGGTGCCGTCCTCGGTGCGGCGCTCCGCGCTGCCGAACACGCCGTCGTCGGCGTTTCAGCGGTCTCGGACGCGAGCCGGGAACGAGCCGAAACCCTGCTGCCCGGCGTTCCGGTGCTCGACGTGCAGGACATCGTGGAACGGGCCGAGCTGGTGCTCCTGGCCGTACCGGACGATGCCCTCGGCGGACTCGTCAAGGGCCTGGCGAAACTCGGGGCCTGGCAACCCGGACAGCTCGTGGCGCACACGTCCGGCCGCTTCGGCGTCGGAATCCTGCATCCGGTGCGGGCCGCAGGCGCGGTCCCGCTCGCCTTGCACCCGGCCATGACCTTCACCGGCATGAGCCTGGACCTCACCCGCCTGCTGGACTGCACGTTCGGCGTCACGGCGGATGCCGCCATGCTCCCCATCGCCCAGGCCCTTGTGGTGGAGATGGGCGCCGAGCCGGTGGTCATCGCCGAAGGTGACCGCACGCAGTACCACGCCGCCCTGGCGCACGGCTCGAACCATCTGGTCACCCTCGTGGCGCAGGCCTCGCAGCTGCTCCGCGAGGTGGGGGTTGAGGCGCCCGAGCGCATGCTGGGGCCGCTCCTTCGTGCCACGCTGGAGAACGCCTTGGCCTCCGGCGAAGGAGCCCTGACCGGCCCCGTGGCCCGCGGCGATGTTGGCACGGTCGCCGCCCATGCCGAAGCCCTGCGCGAGCACGACGCCGGTGCCGGCGGCGATATTCTGGAGGCCTACCTGGCCATGGCGCGGGCCACCGCGAGCCGCGCCGGGAGCCGCGGACTGCTGAAGCCGGATCAGCTGAATGCGATCCGCGCGGCCCTGGAGGGCACAGGAAATGACGGGCCGCAGGCCACTGAAGGAGACTGA
- a CDS encoding alpha/beta fold hydrolase → MKEWAAVKQQAVPTHDGGRLALYSYGTVDAPGERRVVVIGGAFLTALIYRPFSEALAKGLGDGWAVDVYDRRGRGDSTPQPPDYSMATEIADVRTIMDTTGARNLFGHSLGGSVALNAVQEFAGTRHQPDKLAVYDAAVNIDGSVDTSWLDSFERSVNAGNVPHALAKLKKGMQPGTALARIPEPVLAGLMALVSRTKVNRLFKELMPSGVGELKAAFDEADHARDFSVLPPNTRFMVGAKSPSYYNVTAELLHRAVPGSAFQVSPKCVHASIPAAVKELVEDISAYFKG, encoded by the coding sequence GTGAAGGAATGGGCAGCAGTAAAGCAGCAGGCCGTACCCACGCACGACGGCGGCCGGCTTGCTCTCTACAGCTACGGCACGGTGGATGCCCCCGGCGAGAGGCGGGTCGTGGTGATCGGCGGGGCATTCCTCACGGCACTGATTTACCGGCCGTTTTCGGAAGCCCTGGCCAAAGGCCTCGGCGACGGCTGGGCGGTGGACGTGTATGACCGGCGCGGCCGCGGTGACTCCACACCGCAGCCGCCGGACTATTCCATGGCCACCGAGATCGCCGACGTCCGGACCATCATGGACACCACCGGCGCCCGCAACCTCTTTGGCCACAGCCTGGGCGGCTCGGTGGCCCTGAACGCTGTCCAGGAGTTCGCCGGAACACGGCACCAGCCGGACAAACTCGCGGTCTACGACGCTGCAGTCAATATCGACGGCAGCGTGGACACGTCATGGCTGGACAGTTTCGAACGCTCGGTCAATGCCGGCAACGTCCCCCATGCACTGGCCAAGCTCAAGAAGGGCATGCAGCCCGGCACAGCCCTGGCCAGAATCCCCGAGCCGGTCCTCGCCGGGCTGATGGCGCTGGTGTCTCGGACCAAAGTGAACCGTTTGTTCAAGGAGCTCATGCCCAGCGGGGTGGGTGAGCTCAAGGCCGCGTTCGACGAAGCCGACCACGCCCGCGATTTCTCCGTGCTGCCGCCGAACACCAGGTTCATGGTGGGCGCCAAGAGCCCCAGCTACTACAACGTGACGGCGGAACTGCTGCACCGGGCCGTGCCCGGCAGCGCCTTCCAGGTCTCGCCCAAATGCGTCCACGCCTCCATTCCCGCCGCGGTCAAGGAGCTGGTGGAGGACATCTCCGCTTACTTCAAGGGCTGA